Proteins from a genomic interval of Oryctolagus cuniculus chromosome 8, mOryCun1.1, whole genome shotgun sequence:
- the LOC138843548 gene encoding small ribosomal subunit protein eS12-like: MAEEGIAAGGVTDVNTALQEVLKTALIHDGLARGIREAAKALDKRQAHLCVLASNCDEPMYVKLVEALCAEHQINLIKVDDNKKLGEWVGLCKIDREGKPRKVVGCS, encoded by the coding sequence ATGGCCGAGGAAGGCATTGCTGCTGGAGGTGTAACGGACGTTAACACTGCTCTACAAGAGGTGCTGAAGACCGCCCTCATCCATGATGGCCTAGCACGTGGAATCCGTGAAGCTGCCAAAGCCTTAGACAAGCGCCAAGCCCATCTTTGTGTGCTTGCATCTAACTGCGATGAGCCTATGTATGTCAAGCTGGTGGAGGCCCTGTGTGCTGAGCACCAGATCAACCTCATTAAGGTTGATGACAACAAGAAACTTGGAGAATGGGTAGGCCTCTGTAAAATTGACCGAGAAGGGAAACCCCGCAAAGTGGTTGGTTGCAGTTGA